The DNA sequence AAAAGTTATCCACAGTAACCGGAGCGCGACTTCGATCCAATTCGATGATCATGCTGCCTAGGTTTGTCTCCATTTTTATTCTAGGAAACAGGTTGTCAGGCTGAATATACTCTCCACGCCCCTTGTTTTCAGCGAAAGAGCAGAAGGCCGTCATCATAATCACTAGGGATAAAACAACTTTTATATACTTAATCAAACTCAATACCTCTTAACACAATTACTTTATTGATTATTGGCTTAATGCTTTTTGAAACTCAGGGTCACTTAGTGTACGAGCTAATAAAGTTTTCACCATACTATTAAGGTTATTGGTTACTTCTTCTTGCTCAAGCAACATTGGGCCAGTTTGATTAATGCCAGTTTGGTAAGATTTAACCCAGCTAAAGTTCGGGTTTTCTAGCTTAACTTGCCATTCCATGATGGACTCTGCTTCGTAAGACATTGAGTATTGTTTTACGTAAGAAGCGGCATTAATGATATTAAACGTCAGAGCCTTACGAGCATTAGGATTAGTTTTAATTGCTTTTTGTAACCAAGGTTTTAAGTAGGTTGCAATATCTTCAACAACCATAGTGTAGTCACTATTAACTTTCGCAAGTGCTTTGTGGCTGCGAAGGTCGTTTACATTGATATTAGCTACGCTCATTAAAAGCTTAGGGGACACTTGTCCCGGGTTAAATTGGAACGGTTGCTCAAACTGATTGGCGCAACCAAATGTCAACATAGCTGCAACAAAGACGGTCGAAAGTTTTGAAACTGACATGTAAATTCTCACTATTAATTTAAAATTAGGTTTTGCGCTTAATGCAGTGATAAAGAGTAAATTTATTGTTGTTGGCTATTACTCTAAATCCTCCAAACTGCTTCTTCAACATTCCTTGATAAGGTAAATGACGATTTGCCACTAAATAGAGTTCAGCACCGGGTTTTAACGTTTCTTTGGCGTGTTGGATCATTTGTTCAGCAATGTGAGTTGTTACCGCTTGCTGTTGATGAAACGGTGGATTACACAAGATTAAGTCTGCGCTTTCTGGCTTTTGTTGAGTTAAGCAGTCGTCTTGAACAAACTGACAAATATCTATCAACTCTGGTGTGTTCGCCTTTACGTTGTATTGGGCTGATTTGATCGCCATAAAGGATTCGTCACAAAAAGTCACATTGACCTGTTGTGATTCTAAACTCTTCAGTATTTGCTTCTGGTTTTGGCGTAAAAAGCTCACGCCTAACAACCCGTTGCCACAACCTAAGTCGATAATATTGATACTCTCAGTTGAGCTCGGCAACTCTGGCATGTGCTCGACCAAAAAACGTCCGCCTATGTCTATTTGGTCTTTGCAAAATACATTTGCATGCGCTGACAAGGTTAATGAGAGTTCAGGGCACTTAGCTTGGTATGGTGGCAACTGAGTTTCATCTTTATTTAAAGTGGAACTCGATATGTGCTCTGGTAACACAGTTGCAAAAATCAATCGGCTTTTCTTCTTGGCCAAACTAGAGCTTACATTTTGGCAACAACTTTCAAACGTCTTCATAACACTGGAAGTCACTAATGTCGTTTTACCTGTTGCTACTATATTGACTTCAATTTGGTGTGCACTCGCCATCGCTTGGACTTGGCTCAGCTGCCATTTTAAATAATCCAGGTTTTTAGAAAGCTTTATGACGACGAGTTGGCTTTTGGGTAGCACAGCTAAGCTATTTAAGATCAGAGGCGCAGTTAAATTGTTTTGAGTACAGTTATGGTCAATGGCCTGATGAGCAATAAAAGAGTCGGTAACGCAGATCGGCGACAATCCGTGAAGTCCAATTGTTAAAGCTCCAAACGCATCGTTGCAAATGATAACGTCAACTGGGCGATTTGTGCTGTCGTCGGCATAATTTTCAGAGATATACTCGATTGCATATTCATCGGCACTGTCCCAAGCTTGCAGTGATTTGTCGTGTTGGTTCGGTGGAAATCGAAACAATTGGAGCGTTTGCCCTGCAAGTTGCCACTCTGTATTCATTCGGCCTTGATCCAAGTTGGTTTAATGTCGTTTAAGTGTAGAATATTGTCCCACTGCAATAGTCCGTTGTAAATGAAAGTTGAGGGTGGCTAAGGTGCAATTGTCGTTTTTGAATGAAAATAAAGAAGCTGACTCAGGCTCAGTTGCCATAGCAAGTCACCTGACTCCTTGGTTAGTTTTAGATAACTCGTTTTTAACACAGCCTGACGCTCACTCGCTAATGGAACGTTTGATTGATGAGCTGCCATGGCAACAACCTGAAGTCATAGTGTTTGGTCAAAGTCATAAAATCCCTCGGTTACAAGCGTGGCAATCTGATCCGGGGGTGGTTTATCAATACAGTGGTAAAGTGTTGGAGCCTGAGCCTTGGCATCCAGATGTACTGAAGATTAAACAGAGAGTAGAACAGGCCAGTGGGAAAAGATTTAACTCAGTACTAATCAATTACTACCGATGCGGTGGGGATAAAATGGGCTGGCACGCGGACAACGAGCCCGAACTTGGCGCTAATCCAACCGTGGCAGCGGTATCACTTGGAGGTCGTCGAGATATACAGTTTAAAAGCAAACAGTATCCCAAAGCGGTTAATGTCGCACTTGGCTCAGGTAGTTTATTAATAATGAAAGCGGGAATGCAACGCCATTTTCAACATCAGATCCCAGCGAGATTGCGCGAGGCTCAAGCCAGAATAAGTTTAACTTTTCGACATGTTTTACCAACGTGTTAATCATATGGAACAAGAAGTCATGATCATCGAACAAAGAATAAAAGATAAGTTATTAGAGACGTTTTCACCTGACGTTTTAGATGTGGTTAACGAAAGCTATCAACATAATGTCCCTCAGGGGAGTGAGTCGCATTTTAAAGTGATTATTGTCAGTGATCAGTTTGATGGTAAGCGATTGCTACAACGCCACAGGGCGGTAAATCAATGTTTAGCTCAAGAATTAGCCAATGACATTCACGCACTTGCGATCCACACCTACACATCGGATGAGTGGAAAGAGACCGATAATGTGCCACTCTCACCAAAATGTTTGGGCGGCAGTAAATTTGACCGGGGCTAAGTTCTTGTTAAATTTTTGATATTCAGTAACTATAGGGGCGCAAAAAAAGGCCACTTTGATGAAATGATGGCCAACCGAATAAAAATATAAAAAAAGGTGGCTGCGTGAAGTATTTAGAGTCATTGTCAGAATACACAGGGAAGCTCATTCGTTGGTTAACATTATTGACGGTCATTGTGATGACTTTGGTCGTTGTACTGCGATACGGGTTTAATCTTGGCTGGATAGCCCTGCAAGAAAGTACTATTTATCTCCATGCTGTCAGTTTGATGTTGGGTATGGCCTTTGTTCTTAAACACGATGGTCATGTAAGAGTGGATATTTTTTATCGTGGCTTTTCGGTCGAACGTCAACGCTGGGTTAACTTTATTGGCCACCTCGTTTTTCTCATTCCTACTTGTGTTTTCCTCATTTATATCAGCTGGAATTACGTAAGCCAGTCTTGGAGCATTTTTGAAGGCTCACAAGAAAGTGGCGGAATACCTCTGGTATATGTCATTAAGTCGCTAATTATTGCCATGCCTGTTTTGCTTATTCTGCAGGCTTTAAGTGAATGTTTGAGCACGTTACATCAGCACGTGCAAGGCAACTCTGCCACAAATACAAAGCAACAACCTACAAAAGAGGAGAGCTAAACATGGAGTGGTTAGCAATTTTGATGTTTGTGGTCATTTGTTTGGTTCTGTTGCTTGGCTATCCAGTTGCATTTAGTTTGGCGGGTACCGCGCTAATTTTTGCGGGAGTAGGGCACGTATTTGGCGTGTTTGATAGTTCATTGCTCAACGCTCTACCAAGTCGAATTTATGGGATTATTACTAATCAAACCCTGTTGGCTGTACCTTTGTTTGTCTTTATGGGCGTTATGTTAGAAAAGTCTAAAGTCGCCGAAGACCTTTTACAAAGTATGACCCAAGTGTTTGGTCGTTTACCTGCCGGTTTGGGTATTGCGGTGACCATCGTAGGGGCATTAATGGCGGCCAGTACGGGTATTGTAGGTGCAACAGTGGTTACTATGGGACTGTTAGCCTTACCCACTATGCAAAAACAAGGCTATGAGCCGAGTTACTCGACAGGAGTTATTGCCGCAACAGGAACACTTGGCCAAATCATTCCACCTTCAATTGCCTTGGTGTTACTAGGGGATGTACTGTCTAGTGCTTATCAACAATCACAACTGGCACAAGGGATCTTCTCACCTGAAACTATTTCAGTTGGAGACTTGTTTGCGGGTGCCATCGTACCTGGATTAATTCTTGTTGGTATGTACTTACTTTACTCCTTGGCTATCGGTGTTTTTAAACCTGAATGGACGCCGAAAGCTAATAACAGTGAGCCATTGCATTTAATGGAGCTGTTAAAAAGCTTAGTACCACCTTTGTTGTTGATTGTTTTGGTGCTGGGTTCAATTCTACTGGGTATTGCAACACCAACAGAAGCTGCGGGTATTGGCGCATTTGGTGCCGGAATAATCGCTTTAGCCAAAAGACAGTTAAATAAAGAAACCTTACACGCCGTTATGACCTCGACCTTATCGGTCACTTCTATGGTCTTTATGATTTTGATAGGGGCATCCATATTTTCACTGGTATTCAGAGGCTTTGGTGGTGAAGAACTCGTTCAGGAGTTGTTTATCAATATGCCTGGTGGTGAGCTAGGAGCGCTGTTAATTGTAATGGCGGTGATTTTTTTACTTGGTTTTATCCTAGATTTTATCGAAATTACCTTTGTTGTGGTGCCCATTGTTGCACCTGTTTTATTTATGTTGGGTATAGACCCGATTTGGTTAGGTATCATGATAGCAATAAATCTACAGACTTCGTTTTTGACGCCGCCTTTTGGTTTTGCGCTGTTTTATTTGCGAGGTGTTACACCAGATTCAATCCCTACGAGCAAGATTTATAAGGGAGTCTTGCCCTTTATTATAATGCAAATCATTATGTTAGTTGTGTTGATGATCTGGCCAGAATTGGCAACGTCATTACCCAAATTAATTTATAGCTAAGCGATTAGAAGGAATTTGTCATGAGACGATTATTATCGACCCTATTTGCGGCATCGGCTTTGACCGGTGTTATGTTATTGAGCGCCTGTGGTGGCAAGGAACCCAGTGTTAGTGCAAGCGCAGAACCTGCTCAAACATACAATTGGAAGTTAGTGACGAGTTGGCCTAAAAACTTTCCAGGATTAGGGACAGGACCTGAAAATTTTGCCAAGCTTGTTGATGAAATGAGTAACGGCCGCTTAAAAGTCAAAGTCTACGGCGCGGGTGAAATCGTTCCTGCGTTTCAGGTCTTTGATGCAGTTTCACAAGGCACCGCAGAAATGGGTCATGCTGCTTCATATTACTGGAAAGGTAAAATGCCGGCTGCACCCATTTTTACTGCGGTTCCTTTTGGGTTAAACGCTCAAGAAACTAATGGCTGGATTCATTATGGTGGTGGCCTAGAGTTATGGCGTGAACTGTACAAACCTTTTGGTGTTATCCCATTTGCTGGTGGTAATACGGGTGTGCAATCCGCGGGTTGGTTTAAGCGTGAAATCAACTCGGTAGCAGACTTAAAAGGTCTTAAAATGCGTATTCCCGGCATGGGCGGCGAAGTACTTCAAAAAGTAGGCGGCATCCCGGTAGCCCTCTCTGGTGGTGAGTTATTTACGTCGCTGCAATCTGGCGCAATTGATGCGACTGAGTGGGTTGGTCCATATAATGACTTGGCGTTTGGCTTTTATAAAGTAACCGACCACTATTATGTATCTGGTTGGCACGAGCCTGGTGCAATGTTGGAATTCACCGTTAACGAAAAAGCCTTCAACGCGTTACCAAAAGACTTACAAGCGATCGTTGAAGTTGCAACTAGAGCCGTTAACCAAGATATGTTGGACGAATACACGGTTAGAAACAATGATGCACTAGACACGCTACAACAAAAGCACGGTGTTGAACTAAAAACCTTCCCGAAAGACGTTATGGTTGCATTAAAAGCTGCAACCGAGGAAGTCATCAAAGAACAACGAGCGGCTGACCCAGTAGTTGACCGTGTTATGGCTTCGTATCAAGAGTTTCAATCGAAAGTCAGTAATTACCATCGTTTATCAGAACAGGAATACTACAAAAACCGCGACCTTTAAAACTGAATAAAAAGTTTTTT is a window from the Psychrosphaera ytuae genome containing:
- a CDS encoding TRAP transporter large permease translates to MEWLAILMFVVICLVLLLGYPVAFSLAGTALIFAGVGHVFGVFDSSLLNALPSRIYGIITNQTLLAVPLFVFMGVMLEKSKVAEDLLQSMTQVFGRLPAGLGIAVTIVGALMAASTGIVGATVVTMGLLALPTMQKQGYEPSYSTGVIAATGTLGQIIPPSIALVLLGDVLSSAYQQSQLAQGIFSPETISVGDLFAGAIVPGLILVGMYLLYSLAIGVFKPEWTPKANNSEPLHLMELLKSLVPPLLLIVLVLGSILLGIATPTEAAGIGAFGAGIIALAKRQLNKETLHAVMTSTLSVTSMVFMILIGASIFSLVFRGFGGEELVQELFINMPGGELGALLIVMAVIFLLGFILDFIEITFVVVPIVAPVLFMLGIDPIWLGIMIAINLQTSFLTPPFGFALFYLRGVTPDSIPTSKIYKGVLPFIIMQIIMLVVLMIWPELATSLPKLIYS
- a CDS encoding methyltransferase yields the protein MNTEWQLAGQTLQLFRFPPNQHDKSLQAWDSADEYAIEYISENYADDSTNRPVDVIICNDAFGALTIGLHGLSPICVTDSFIAHQAIDHNCTQNNLTAPLILNSLAVLPKSQLVVIKLSKNLDYLKWQLSQVQAMASAHQIEVNIVATGKTTLVTSSVMKTFESCCQNVSSSLAKKKSRLIFATVLPEHISSSTLNKDETQLPPYQAKCPELSLTLSAHANVFCKDQIDIGGRFLVEHMPELPSSTESINIIDLGCGNGLLGVSFLRQNQKQILKSLESQQVNVTFCDESFMAIKSAQYNVKANTPELIDICQFVQDDCLTQQKPESADLILCNPPFHQQQAVTTHIAEQMIQHAKETLKPGAELYLVANRHLPYQGMLKKQFGGFRVIANNNKFTLYHCIKRKT
- a CDS encoding alpha-ketoglutarate-dependent dioxygenase AlkB family protein, whose translation is MQLSFLNENKEADSGSVAIASHLTPWLVLDNSFLTQPDAHSLMERLIDELPWQQPEVIVFGQSHKIPRLQAWQSDPGVVYQYSGKVLEPEPWHPDVLKIKQRVEQASGKRFNSVLINYYRCGGDKMGWHADNEPELGANPTVAAVSLGGRRDIQFKSKQYPKAVNVALGSGSLLIMKAGMQRHFQHQIPARLREAQARISLTFRHVLPTC
- a CDS encoding TRAP transporter small permease subunit codes for the protein MKYLESLSEYTGKLIRWLTLLTVIVMTLVVVLRYGFNLGWIALQESTIYLHAVSLMLGMAFVLKHDGHVRVDIFYRGFSVERQRWVNFIGHLVFLIPTCVFLIYISWNYVSQSWSIFEGSQESGGIPLVYVIKSLIIAMPVLLILQALSECLSTLHQHVQGNSATNTKQQPTKEES
- a CDS encoding YajG family lipoprotein, producing the protein MSVSKLSTVFVAAMLTFGCANQFEQPFQFNPGQVSPKLLMSVANINVNDLRSHKALAKVNSDYTMVVEDIATYLKPWLQKAIKTNPNARKALTFNIINAASYVKQYSMSYEAESIMEWQVKLENPNFSWVKSYQTGINQTGPMLLEQEEVTNNLNSMVKTLLARTLSDPEFQKALSQ
- the bolA gene encoding transcriptional regulator BolA — translated: MIIEQRIKDKLLETFSPDVLDVVNESYQHNVPQGSESHFKVIIVSDQFDGKRLLQRHRAVNQCLAQELANDIHALAIHTYTSDEWKETDNVPLSPKCLGGSKFDRG
- a CDS encoding TRAP transporter substrate-binding protein — its product is MRRLLSTLFAASALTGVMLLSACGGKEPSVSASAEPAQTYNWKLVTSWPKNFPGLGTGPENFAKLVDEMSNGRLKVKVYGAGEIVPAFQVFDAVSQGTAEMGHAASYYWKGKMPAAPIFTAVPFGLNAQETNGWIHYGGGLELWRELYKPFGVIPFAGGNTGVQSAGWFKREINSVADLKGLKMRIPGMGGEVLQKVGGIPVALSGGELFTSLQSGAIDATEWVGPYNDLAFGFYKVTDHYYVSGWHEPGAMLEFTVNEKAFNALPKDLQAIVEVATRAVNQDMLDEYTVRNNDALDTLQQKHGVELKTFPKDVMVALKAATEEVIKEQRAADPVVDRVMASYQEFQSKVSNYHRLSEQEYYKNRDL